Part of the Portunus trituberculatus isolate SZX2019 chromosome 46, ASM1759143v1, whole genome shotgun sequence genome, GTTACCAGGTGACAGAGGACGCGGCTACGTGAGACCAAACATGTATGCTcgtcacaccaacaccacagtaAGACAGGCGGAAAAATACATTCACTTATGATAACTATACAGCGACACACGTAACCATGTAAATAATGTCACGAGTTTCAAACtgcaatacatatatatacatatatatatatatatatatatatatatatatatatatatatatatatatatacatacgagTCCGGAACAAATAGAAAGGTTTACATAAACAAAGacatatacacaaataaataatgaaagtacTTAAGACTACACGGAGACATCAATAAGACATTTATGACACGAGGTTCTTACAAATAAGATAATATTATTTAAACAATTTGTAGCCCACCTCCCACGAGATATATACAACAATGAATAACGATACGGTATGAGTCACCAAGAAATTCATCAGACACCTGTGGAGAGGTCGTAAATTCCTACCTGGGCTACTGTGACACTAAATAAAATCAACATTATATCATTAGCGCAAATTTATGTAACCCTTGTGAACAACTATATACAATTTTCAGAAAGCCGTATGGCGCATATATGGCATACCTAAACACTGGAACATACATCCTACAGCAATgcacaagaataataaataaagaaatacagtaaacaaaacaaaaaccggAAAGACAAAAACATCAAACACCCTCACACACCAATAAAACACGAAATCAAAGACGAACAATTAAGGAAAGCATATTACCTTTAAATTTTGTACAGCAACTTCCTCGTCTTCACACTCTCTTACTAACAATTTTCTCCAGTCACTCGCTAAACAACGAAGAAGTCTGAACCATCGTGATCACTCTCAATTCTCTGCACCTTCACTAGCACCATGACAACAGAAACGGCTCAGGGTTTCAGGTGTTAGAGGTATATGCGGGTTAAAGGTCACTGGACGCACGTGTCTGGCCGATGAAAATGTCAACAAAACgctcccttgccttcctttgtcGTCTGCTGCCCTCTCATCCAGCTGTGTTATGCGATATTTTCAGACGCACAGCATCTCACCGTGTTCCAATAAACGTTACCCTGAAAATATTCCACTGTACAGTATGTACCTTGCATTGTATGGAAAAAATGTATAATACAAAATGTTGAACTTTGTAAACATGACTGTGTTCGATTCCCTGATGTCAAATTCAACTAGTTTCGCGTTAGAATATAGATTGTGAGGACTATCAGGCTTATTTGTGATTTAAAATGCTACTTTACATGTATGAATAATTTTgcttattgtatttttatttattagatCATCAAGATATACCAATAAACAAGATTGGAGATTGAAGTCTGGAGGCTTCATATTCGGACGAAATATTTACGCCTCCCTCTGACAACATTCACAACAAGCAACGTCCGTGAACTGGGATGGACCTGTCAGGTGAGGTGACCGCCGCCCTACGCTTGCTCGGGGATGCTTCCAAGATTGAGCTGGCCAAGTATCAGGAAGTGTTGCAGAAAGTCACGGAGGACATTGCTAAGGACACTCCAGCCAACAGCTCTGCTCCTCATCCTGCCGGAAAGGAGGACGGTAAGCACTGGGCACCGATTACCGATCACTCGCACTGATACGACTGACTCTACATCTACTGCTGTATCACCAATGCAATAGAATAATGTTAGAACGTTATTATTAGTACTGCCGCAACTACTATTTACTAATATCACCACCagtgctgctaccactactgtctTTAGCATTtaaaaacattcacacacacacacttacattgaTACTGTTCTGTATTTTTACCGTTACTTTCTTTCCCATGTTGCCTGACACATTATCAAGATACCCTAAGGATACGGATTATTGAATGATACTGGTAATACGATGTTTTCTACTAGTAATGGCATCTCTTGTTAAAAATACActttgaaacattttattatgccttatatgcatactttttttttaagaagtttTAATACAAGAGAAGCGACAGCCCATTTAAAGCCAAGACCTTTTAAACAGTATTTCATATATAATGAATTTGTGTTAGGTTTATGTGCAGAATTATACATGGCAGACATACATGCgtgttcgaatcccaccatgtgccgCCTTGAGACTATGTCATTTGTCcattggtttaaagttacctacatgtcatcatgatactcaggttctaggtgattacaccaaagatgtgcttgggtgatgatatgggccctaatatgggtaccactataaaaaaattgcctgcaccactaatgggtggaagctgaacagcacttcccatatacttcaagtatacctataggtgctataggccataacataaaaaaaatacctatatacatgtatatacatatatgataCAGACCCCAACCAGCTTTTTCCAAAAATGCCAATGAAGAGGTTGGCAATACGTTATGCATTTATATGATTACTTGCCTATATTTGTGTACAAagaatatataatgataataataatgattgcaTTTTGAAAAGAATTAAAGCCATATTAAAAGTCATCAGGAATACTTTATTTTGTTCCCTGGATCCAACATCAAAGTTTCATGAGCTGTAAAGCAATTTGAAATGACAACCATATTTCAGCTGCAGCTAAATAATATTGAAGGGCTTTTGAAAACTTAATTCACAAAATGTTTTAATTTCTTAATCTATTTTGGTAGGATTATTCACTAGCATGCATCTACatgatattatgtaccttagtGCAGTTTCACATATTTTaccttgtgtgtatgtttgcagGTGAAGTATCACGATGTCATGCAGCATTGGCAACACTTTTCCTAGAGACTGTGAGGGACAATCACAATGTCACAGTTATCTCCTCAGTGCTGGAAGATCTGAGTTGGCCTTCAGGTAATGTGCCTTGGTACTGTTATAGTTGACTTTACTCTTATTGTGGCCTAGCAGTGCAATTGTAGTCACACTTAGCTCTCAACCTGCAGGACCGAGGCTCAAAACAAGACAGTGAAGATTACATGACCTTGTCCTGTTTCACATTATAGCTGCTGTTTACCCACCAGTTAATAGGGATGACATATAAAACCAGGAGTTAGAGATTGTAAACTTGGAAATCAGCCTCATGATGCAAAAATATAATGTAGCCAAAATTACATGTTTTGTACCTCTTAGAAAATTATATATCATTTGTAATAGCAgaaaatatattttatttttatgtgtatGACTTTGTACAAAGTGATGAACttgattatttattatttttcatttgtatatttattttatttattcattttttatctttatagcAGGTTGACATCTTCCATAATGGGGAGTATCCAAGATTAGATATAAACATTTCTTCTTTACATGATTGCTTGTATTGCAGAAAGGATTATTGATGCCACAAAAGCAGTAGAGTCACATCGGACAGCCATACAATCAAAGCTTGCTTCCCTTGGAACATTCCCTCCTCATGTTGTTGACATTGACTGGAAGCTAAGTTACCAAGTTAGAGTAAGTACTAAGTACATTTACATCACTGTGTTTCTCAGCTTGTTGGTTAAAGCAACACTTTGTGCTTATCTCCTCAGGCATTGGTGATGACATACTCGTACTTTGTGTACTGAAGGAAatcctcatgtttttttttttttttttttttatctatctaattatgCAAACCATAACACAGGGTCTTGCAGAACTacatccatctttccttttgttaACTTTTAAAATGTAAGAGGTATTTCTGCCACaccctttatttttgttctcaaAGGTATTGTTGCTCTGTTCttacattctcttttttctccttccttatctttttgaTAAGTCATTGCTTTTATTATGTATAATTATTGCAAGAGCAGAATTTTCCTGCTGCAGTACTGTTTACTTCATCTGTCCATCTAGTTCTATGTCTACCATGCCTATCTTTATCACTTCTAGATTACCATTCTtactttctatttgtttatcaatTATCTGTGTGGCACAGGACATGTTTAGTTACTTCTCATAACATCAtgtgtcaagtggtttaaagttacctacatgtcactacgATACCCATGTTCTAGGacctaggtggttacaccaaagatgcacttggatggtgatatgggtcctaatatgggtaccactataaataaaattgcctgtgccactaatgggcagaagcttaacagcacttcccacatatacttttcaagtatgcttacaggcact contains:
- the LOC123519920 gene encoding COMM domain-containing protein 3-like, producing the protein MDLSGEVTAALRLLGDASKIELAKYQEVLQKVTEDIAKDTPANSSAPHPAGKEDGEVSRCHAALATLFLETVRDNHNVTVISSVLEDLSWPSERIIDATKAVESHRTAIQSKLASLGTFPPHVVDIDWKLSYQVRSSDGEEGGGAMYLVTLHTEESRGKRGKITFSCSLAQLTHLVTRLRQASRCVQKYASNS